The Thunnus thynnus chromosome 24, fThuThy2.1, whole genome shotgun sequence genome window below encodes:
- the LOC137176898 gene encoding 1-phosphatidylinositol 4,5-bisphosphate phosphodiesterase delta-1-like, which produces MEDDPDLQFLLRGGDLLKVRSSFWKKTRHYRLKEDCRTMWYKSKKTFKTKQTFSLDDIEEVREGRQSEGLKKYIEEQMEGRCFSIIFKGRRKKLDLIASSEEEAKQWVSSLQKMVSNINNLSDQQKADHWIISCLMKSDENKDDKWSQSEVKNFLQLINIEVDDNYAETLFKESNKSKSGYLSAEEIEHFYDLLTQRKEIGVLYRRYATTTGFMSPENLVEFLMKEQREKTTLADAHKIIKKHEPDERAKEKKLLSKDGFLMYLQNPEALVLNPEHKKVYQDMNQPLNHYFISSSHNTYLMEDQLKGPSSTEAYINALKKGCRCVELDCWDGSDDEPVISHGHTLTSKILFKDVIEVIKEYAFKTSDYPVILSLENHCSVKQQRVMAHHMTSILGSALVTSPLGEGMPTNFPSPEELKRKFLIKGKRLNKLETCFATEAATDEDTNVTEEEESSDEDEQEEEEFSDEDEQEEEEFSDEDEQEEEEFSDEDELEEEEKRKKLAKELSNLVIYCESVHFHGFKHARKNQSFYEMSSFQEGKAMDLAEKWANAYIHHNVDKLSRIYPKGTRTNSSNYNPVPLWNAGCQIVALNFQTTCKNMDLNQGRFLINGKSGYILKPAYMRGRSTKFNPKHKMLYITVISAQQLPKVNQKKSSIVDPLVKVEVYGVPDDEQVQETSHVENNGFNPKWNTKFQFDVHVPELALVRFVVKDHDSMSANEFVAQYTLPFNSLKMGYRHVPLLDKNGDPLPSAGLFVPHQCPRC; this is translated from the exons ATGGAGGACGACCCGGACCTCCAGTTCCTTCTACGGGGAGGAGACCTACTCAAGGTCCGCTCCTCATTCTGGAAGAAGACCCGCCATTACAGACTCAAGGAGGACTGCAGGACCATGTGGTACAAATCGAAGAAAACCTTCAAGACAAAGCAGACCT TTTCACTTGATGACATCGAGGAGGTTCGAGAGGGCCGTCAGTCGGAGGGCTTGAAGAAGTACATAGAGGAGCAGATGGAGGGCCGCTGCTTCTCCATCATCTTCAAGGGGCGCCGCAAGAAACTGGATCTCATTGCCAGCTCAGAAGAGGAGGCCAAGCAGTGGGTCAGCAGCCTGCAGAAAATGGTCTCCAACATAAACAACCTCAGCGACCAGCAGAAGGCAGACCA CTGGATCATCAGCTGCCTGATGAAGTCAGATGAGAACAAAGATGACAAGTGGAGTCAGTCAGAGGTCAAGAACTTCCTGCAACTGATAAACATCGAAGTGGACGACAACTATGCAGAAACACTCTTCAAG GAGTCCAACAAATCAAAATCTGGATACTTGTCTGCAGAAGAGATCGAACATTTCTATGACCTGTTGACCCAACGGAAGGAAATTGGGGTGCTCTACAGAAGGTATGCTACAACCACAGGCTTCATGAGCCCTGAAAACCTGGTGGAGTTCCTGAtgaaagaacagagagagaaaacaacgCTGGCTGACGCACACAAGATTATTAAGAAGCATGAGCCGGATGAAAGAG CCAAAGAGAAGAAGCTGCTGTCCAAAGATGGTTTCCTCATGTACCTGCAAAATCCAGAGGCCTTGGTCCTCAATCCAGAGCACAAGAAGGTGTACCAGGACATGAACCAGCCTCTCAACCACTACTTCATCTCCTCCTCGCATAACACCTATCTCATGGAGGATCAGCTCAAAGGGCCCAGCAGCACCGAGGCTTATATCAA TGCTCTGAAGAAGGGCTGCCGCTGTGTGGAGCTGGACTGCTGGGACGGATCAGATGACGAGCCAGTGATCTCTCATGGCCACACACTCACCTCCAAGATCCTCTTCAAAGACGTGATCGAAGTCATCAAGGAGTATGCCTTTAAG ACGTCCGATTACCCAGTGATCCTCTCCCTGGAGAACCACTGCAGTGTGAAGCAGCAGAGAGTTATGGCCCACCATATGACCTCCATCCTGGGCAGTGCACTTGTCACCTCTCCTTTGGGGGAAGGAATGCCCACAAACTTCCCTTCTCCTGag GAGCTAAAGCGGAAGTTCCTGATTAAAGGGAAGAGGTTAAACAAACTTGAGACCTGCTTTGCTACTGAGGCGGCCACTGATGAGGACACCAATGTGACGGAGGAGGAAGAGTCCAGTGATGAGGatgaacaggaagaggaagagttCAGTGATGAGgatgaacaggaggaggaagagttcaGTGATGAGgatgaacaggaggaggaagagttcaGTGATGAGGATGaactggaggaggaagaaaagaggaag AAACTAGCGAAAGAGCTGTCCAACTTGGTGATCTACTGTGAGAGCGTCCACTTCCACGGCTTTAAGCATGCCAGAAAGAACCAGAGCTTCTACGAGATGTCTTCCTTCCAGGAAGGAAAGGCCATGGATCTGGCAGAGAAATGGG CTAATGCCTACATCCATCATAATGTGGACAAGCTGAGCCGCATCTATCCAAAAGGCACCAGGACTAACTCGTCCAACTACAACCCAGTACCCCTGTGGAACGCTGGCTGCCAAATCG TGGCCTTAAACTTCCAGACGACCTGCAAGAACATGGATTTGAACCAGGGCAGATTCCTGATCAACGGGAAAAGCGGCTACATCCTGAAACCGGCCTATATGAGGGGCAGATCCACAAAATTCAACCCCAAGCACAAGATGCTCTATATCACG GTTATATCAGCCCAGCAGCTCCCCAAAGTGAACCAGAAGAAATCTTCCATTGTTGACCCGCTGGTTAAAGTGGAGGTCTACGGAGTGCCAGATGATGAACAAGTGCAAGAGACCAGTCATGTTGAAAACAATG GTTTTAACCCAAAGTGGAACACAAAATTCCAGTTTGATGTGCACGTGCCAGAGCTGGCACTGGTGCGCTTTGTTGTGAAAGACCATGACTCCATGTCTGCTAATGAGTTTGTTGCACAGTACACACTTCCATTCAACAGCTTAAAAATGG GATACAGACATGTGCCTCTGCTTGATAAAAACGGAGACCCTCTCCCCTCAGCTGGACTCTTCGTACCGCATCAATGTCCTCGATGTTGA
- the LOC137176897 gene encoding rho guanine nucleotide exchange factor 7-like isoform X2 encodes MNSAEQTVTWLITLGVLESPKKSISDPEAFLQTSLQDGAVLCRLLERLRPGTLDKFFQEPRSDSECQRNITEFINGCGAFGVEPFEVNDLLQGLNFSKVLNSLVALNKATEESGGPGDSVCVPHSSTLRIKSFDSLNTQSRSSKLLQPQYRSLDMSEGSGCGHLLVKARFAFQQTNEDELSFSKGDIISVSRQEEGGWWEGSFNGKTGWFPSNYVRELKGSDKSSDKPKSGTLRSPPKGFDTTIISKTYYNVVLQNILEAESEYSRELQSLLGSYLRSLHPTDRLSSVDISHIQGNLEEISTFQQMLVQSLEEHTKLPESQQRIGGFFLSLMPQMKILYVAYCSTHPAAVNVLTQHSEELGEYMESKGASSPGILTLTTSLSKPFTRLERYPTLLKELDRHMEDQHPDRADLHASMTSFKTLAAQCQEVRKKKDLELQILTEPIRNWEGDDIKTLGPVLHMSQATVHTQNCQELNERYLVLFPHTLVVLSASLRMSGFIYQGKMPLSGMLISRIEDGENLRNAFEISGGQCERMQVACNSQQDLQDWLDLLTKHTHTSGTHRHSHRTQSVCHTLPSHPVTPSRHSESRAGSSGNAYHTLPHPSSFGTTLSSSPMWGPLEPPSTPKPWSLSCLRPAPPLRPSAALSNKDDMSKSPKNMKKLLPKRKPERKPSEEDFTVRKSTAALEEDAQILKVIEAYCTSAKTRQTLNSTWQGTDLMHNHVLADTSLTVAGFPGNLPCSDQSEDSDYDSLWTAHSYRTASFSRSSRKDVHMLFPEEEKIIVEETRSNGQTVMEERSLVDTVYSLKDEVQELKQDNKRMKRTLEEEQRARKELERIIRRVLKNMNDPTWDETNL; translated from the exons CCTTTTGAGGTTAATGACCTCCTGCAGGGACTGAACTTCTCCAAGGTCCTAAACTCCTTGGTTGCCCTTAACAAAGCGACTGAAG AATCAGGTGGTCCTGGAGACAGCGTGTGCGTGCCACACTCCTCAACGTTGAGGATCAAGTCATTTGATTCTCTGAACACTCAGAGTCGCTCCTCCAAACTGCTGCAGCCTCAGTACCGCAGCCTG GACATGTCGGAGGGCAGTGGGTGTGGCCATTTGTTGGTTAAGGCTCGCTTTGCCTTCCAGCAGACCAATGAGGACGAACTCTCTTTCTCTAAGGGCGACATCATCAGTGTGAGCAGGCAGGAGGAGGGGGGCTGGTGGGAGGGCTCGTTCAATGGCAAGACTGGGTGGTTTCCCAGTAACTATGTACGGGAGCTGAAAGGAAGCG ACAAGTCATCAGACAAGCCAAAGTCTGGGACACTGAGAAGTCCCCCTAAAGGTTTTGACACCACTATCATCAGTAAAACCTACTACAACGTG GTCCTACAGAACATCCTGGAAGCAGAGAGTGAATATTCGAGGGAGCTACAGAGTCTCCTGGGATCATACCTGCGTTCACTCCACCCGACAGACAG ACTCAGCAGTGTTGACATCAGTCACATTCAGGGAAATCTGGAGGAGATCTCAACCTTCCAGCAGATGTTGGTTCAGTCCTTGGAGGAGCATACAAA acttcCAGAGAGCCAGCAGAGGATAGGGGGGTTCTTCCTGAGTCTGATGCCCCAGATGAAGATCCTCTACGTGGCCTACTGCTCCACCcatccagctgctgtcaatgtACTCACCCAACACAG TGAGGAGCTGGGGGAGTACATGGAGTCAAAGGGGGCGTCCAGTCCGGGGATCCTGACTCTGACCACCAGTCTGAGTAAACCCTTCACCAGATTGGAGAGATACCCAACCCTGCTCAAAGAACTGGACAGACACATGGAG gaCCAACACCCTGACAGAGCTGACCTCCACGCTTCTATGACCTCTTTTAAAACCCTTGca gcTCAGTGCCAGgaggtgaggaagaagaaggaccTGGAGTTACAGATTTTAACAGAGCCAATCAGAAACTGGGAGGGGGATGACATCAAAACCCTCGGCCCTGTTCTCCATATGTCCCAGGCCACAGTCCACACTCAGAACTGTCAG gaGTTAAATGAACGCTACCTCGTGCTCTTCCCTCACACTCTAGTCGTGCTTTCTGCCAGCCTGAGGATGAGCGGATTCATCTACCAG GGGAAGATGCCTCTGTCAGGAATGCTCATCTCCAGAATAGAAGACGGAGAAAACCTGAGGAATGCTTTTGAAATATCCG GCGGCCAGTGTGAGCGGATGCAGGTGGCGTGCAACAGTCAGCAGGATCTACAAGACTGGCTGGACCTTctcaccaaacacacacacacttcaggcACGCACAGACACTCGCACAGgactcagtctgtctgtcacaca tTGCCCTCCCACCCCGTCACTCCTTCCAGACACTCAGAGTCTCGTGCAGGGAGCAGTGGAAACGCCTACCACACCCTTCCCCATCCTTCATCATTTGGGACAACCCTTAGCAGCAGCCCCATGTGGGGGCCCCTGGAGCCACCAAGTACCCCCAAACCCTGGAGCCTGAGCTGCCTTCGCCCAGCGCCTCCACTACGgccctctgctgctctcagcaACAAAGAC GATATGAGTAAGAGTCCTAAGAACATGAAGAAGCTGCTCCCTAAGAGGAAGCCGGAGAGGAAACCCTCAGAAGAAGACTTCACCGTCAGAAAGA GTACAGCAGCTCTAGAGGAGGACGCTCAGATACTGAAAGTGATCGAGGCCTACTGTACCAGCGCCAAGACACGGCAGACTCTCAATTCCA CCTGGCAAGGGACTGACCTCATGCACAACCATGTGCTCGCTGACACCAGCCTCACCGTCGCTGGTTTCCCTGGAAACCTGCCATGttctgaccaatcagaagaCTCGGATTATGACAGTCTGTGGACCGCCCATAGTTACAGGACTGCCTCATTTTCTC GCTCCAGCAGGAAGGATGTTCATATGTTGTTtccagaggaggagaagattATCGTGGAGGAGACCAGGAGCAACGGACAAACTGTAATGGAGGAGAG GAGTCTGGTGGACACGGTGTACAGTCTGAAAGATGAGGTCCAGGAACTCAAACAG gacaacaagaggatgaagaggacgCTAGAGGAGGAGCAGCGAGCGAGGAAAGAGCTGGAGAGGATCATTAGGAGAGTTCTGAAGAACATGAACGATCCAACCTGGGATGAGACTAACCTCTGA